The following are encoded together in the Streptomyces sp. NBC_00358 genome:
- a CDS encoding HAD family hydrolase produces MADMTSPALTVGFDLDMTLIDSRPGIHACYEAISARTGTYIDSDLVVTRLGPPLEDELANWFPAEEIQAMADLYRGMYPTYAITGTLAMPGAREAVAAVRAAGGRSVVVTAKWEPNARLHLDHLDIDADELVGNLWAEQKAVALREHGASVYVGDHTGDVRGAHTASAYAVAVATGPCDAEELRAAGADVVLGDLTEFPAWLENYR; encoded by the coding sequence ATGGCGGATATGACTTCCCCCGCGCTGACCGTCGGCTTCGACCTGGACATGACCCTGATCGACTCCCGCCCCGGGATCCACGCCTGCTACGAGGCGATCTCCGCGAGGACGGGGACGTACATCGACTCGGACCTCGTGGTCACCCGGCTCGGTCCGCCGCTGGAGGACGAACTCGCCAACTGGTTCCCGGCCGAGGAGATCCAGGCGATGGCCGACCTCTACCGCGGCATGTATCCCACGTACGCGATCACCGGAACGCTCGCGATGCCCGGCGCGCGCGAGGCCGTCGCGGCGGTGCGTGCGGCGGGCGGGCGCTCGGTCGTCGTCACCGCGAAGTGGGAGCCGAACGCCCGGCTGCACCTGGACCACCTGGACATCGACGCGGACGAACTCGTCGGCAACCTCTGGGCCGAGCAGAAGGCGGTGGCGCTGCGCGAGCACGGCGCGAGCGTCTACGTCGGCGACCACACCGGCGACGTACGCGGCGCGCACACGGCGAGCGCGTACGCCGTGGCCGTGGCGACCGGGCCGTGCGACGCCGAGGAACTGCGCGCGGCGGGCGCGGATGTCGTCCTCGGCGATCTCACGGAGTTCCCGGCGTGGCTGGAGAACTACCGCTGA